The sequence below is a genomic window from Phoenix dactylifera cultivar Barhee BC4 chromosome 8, palm_55x_up_171113_PBpolish2nd_filt_p, whole genome shotgun sequence.
AGACTCGGGAGGGATCCGAGCGTCGCCGGGATCTCGCCGGAGAGCCGGTTGTCTCTGAGGTCGAGGATTGTGAGAGACTTCAACCCCGAGACCGCCGGCGGGATAGAGCCCGAGATCTGATTGCCACCAAGAGAGAGTTCCTGGAGCCGAGAGATACCCGCTAGTGTCGCCGAGATCTCGCCGGAGAACAAATTGTTCCTTGCTTTGAACACCAACAGATTCTTCGCCGACGACGGGATCTTGCCGGAGAATCTGTTGTTTTCCAGTTCTAACCGTGTTAGATTCCACGAGAGCTCGTCTGGAAGAGTGCCGGAAAGGGCGTTCTCCCTGATGATGACGGTGGTGAGGTTAACAGCCGACCAGATTCCGGTGGGGAAGTCGCCGTAGAATCCATTCCTGTAGAGCTGAATGTTATCCAGCGTCGAGCAGTCCCCAAGAGATGCTGGCACCTCACCGGTGAAGTTGTTGTCGAACACGTTCACCGAGGTCAGAATCTTGCGGTAGCAGAGATGCTGCGGCAACTCGCCGGAGATTCTGTTCCACTGGACTTCAATATTCCACAGCCCGGAGTGCTTCCCCAATTCCGGCGGCAAAACCCCCGTGAGACTATTGTTAAAGAGCCGGATGTCATACAAGTTGGGCAGCAGTCCGATTCTTGCTGGAATCTCGCCGGATAAGATATTGTCGTACATAAATAGAACAGAGAGATTCTTGAGCTTTCCGATATCCTCCGGTATGGATCCAGTCAGCTTGTTCTTGGAGACGTCAAGCTTGACCAAGCCTAGGGCTCCGATCGTCCCGTTGATCTCGCCGGAGAATTTGTTTGCATATAGATACAGATACTTTAGCTTCTCCAGTTTCCAGATCCAACGGGGAATTGTCCCATTCAGAGAATTCCACGCCAGGTCCAATTGCTCGAGCTCTGTCAATTTCCCCAAGGACTCCGGGATTTCACCCAAAAGATTCATTTTCGTCATCCAGAAAAAACTTAATCGCGTCAAATTGCCAAATTCTGGAGGAATTCTCGCAGGGGCGAAGGGGTTATAGGCGAGAGTGAGGGTCTCCAGAGTACGGAGGTTGCTAAGCTCCGCCGGCAACGAGCCGTTGAAGAGATTGTTGTCCAGGCACAGTGACTGGATGGCCGGAAACCGGGCGATGGAAGCGGGAATGTCGCCGCTGAAATTATTGTTAGAGAGGCTAAGATAGGTGAGTCGGGGCGACAGTCGGTCGATGTCGACGGGGAGCTCGCCGACGAAGAGGTTCTGAGAGAGGTCCAAGTATTTGAGATTGGAGCATTTGTAGAGAGTGGTGGGGAAGGGTCCGGGGAGATTGTTATAAGAGAGATCGAGATAAGAGAGGTTTTTGAAGTCACACATGGCCGGAGGAATCTGTTCTGCGAGTCCTTGGTTGCTAAGGAATATCTCAGTAACGAAGCCATCGTCGCAGAGAATTCCAGTCCAGTTGCAATGAGTGGCGGCGGAGTTATTCCAGGAGCTGAGAGCGGAAGGGTTTCCCCAGTCGGCCTTTATCTTTAGGAGAGTTCGTTTCTCGTCTTCCTGGGATGTACTTTGGGACGTGGATCTTGGAAGGaaagaggaggaaaggaggaggaaggaaagTACGTGGACGAGAGGAGGGATGGAGGGAAGAGTGTAGGTGGATGGTGAACTGGACTTTGCCGCCATTGATATATGCTCTCAGTTTGGGGTTGCTCGAAACACTACTAGGTTGCCGATCCTTATATTGGTTCGTCGAAGTGCAACTGGTGGTGATTCTGACGGGGACTGGTGCGGTAAAAAAGAAGATTTTAAGGGTCATTGGCACTCATCAATATTCGTAATATTTTACTATTATTTTTCAGTTAATgtgaaatattattttattctgtAAACAATCATGGAACTAGTAAAAACAAAACTTTTCATCATGCCGGCCAATAACACTAGTAACAAGTCATAATAATCGTCCTTTTATTTCAAAACTCATATCTCACGCTCGACGGGGAAATAAtaggcattatttttattgaaacaataaatgatattctctctcaatgggtCTATGATTGGAGGAAGTCATTTgttaataaaatcttaatgacaTGAAAATAAAACATTAGGGCTGCTCTTTTTGGTCACCAACTCACTCAATCTTGTGATATGAAATTGCAGCTCACAAAATTTTTGGCTTTCAAAGAAGACAAGTGAACTGGACTGTTATACTTTCCACCAAATTAAGACCCCAGGTGCTGTCAAAAGTTTATTAAAGAAATCGCGAGGCAATTGATTTCCATAGATACAAGTAAAAAGGAGGTCCGAAGTATGGTTTCCCCGCTGCTTGTTTGGGACGCCTGCACTCCATTCTGCCCACCGAGTATGGTCATTGCTGGTTCGGTGCACTATCACGGTCCACGGTCAATGCGTGCTCATGGTCCACGGTCAACCCGTGCTCGTGGTCCATGATGAGACGTGCTCGCATTTACTACATGGAAATTTCCATGGACAGCAAGCTGATGAGTGCCTCAGTTGCATGGACTACACATTATGCGCAATCTGTTAATGCCATGACATCCAAGTCGAAGTCACCCGCATTTGTCTGCTTGCGTGGCGATCTCGTTTGAGGGGATGTAGATGTTTGCTGTGAGGAGCTACTTCCCAACCTCTCACGCTAGCAGATTTCACGAGTGCCATTTGATGCGGACGTGACGGCATTGGGTGCCCTTTAGTCAAGTCAAGCCGCCTTCGTTGAAGGttcgaaccaaaaaaaaaacaaggaatCGAGTCGTCGGGGCGACTTGAGTGAATGGGGCTGCCCCTGCCTGGAAATTGCACGAAGAGCAgaacccttttcttttcttttcttttaattatgACGGACGCAAACCACCACGTAACTGAGTAATTTACGTTTAGCGGCTATCAAAGATTGCATAACCCTCACGCAGTACGAAAACATCCATCATGGAGTATCCTGGCTCTTCATAATCGGAGTACGATGATCTAGCTATGGCTCACAGAGAGTCCATGTTTAACTAGATTCCACATATTAGATGTACAATAAAAATTATGATCGATTTTCAGTTAGATAATTCATGTTCagtcccttttttttatatgttaTGTCTAGTTAACCAGTCCAACAATTTTTAGAACAACATGAATAACCTCGCATAACTAATGAacgaaaaaaattagaaaaaagtgAAGTAACATCGGCCATTGCTGCGACCCTTCGaagcctttattttttttcaatgattttattttttactgGTTTTCCCCGGCCATCTTTATTATTTTCCCTTTACTTCTTACAAGAGGGCACTCATGATGAGCAACAACACATAACAACCAAATAgtaaataattttatagatAGATTAACTGGCTAAGGGATCAATACTAATAACTAAAGTTATTTTAGAGGCGATTAATCATTATCTAAGCCCAACTTTTAGGGGCCATTCAAGTGGTTGGTCGAGGATGCGATCCATATATGCTGTCCAGTTGAAACTATTGACCGTTGAAATGGATTAAAATGAAAGGGATGGTAACCGAAAAGAAGATATTTTTTCCTAACTTGCTTCTAGAAAACCGTCTtctagaaagaaaaaggaaaaaaaaaaaagaaaaaaaaaaaatcagaggtAGGCAAGTTCAATTATGAGAAGCTTAGCCGCCGGTTTGTAGCTTAGAAGAGTGCTTGCTTGAACTTAACTCCGGGAATAATGGTATCTCATAGTTGCCTCATGTAACATTTCTTCGTGCATTCAACATAACAgattatattttgtttgaagTGCATCTTTTATTTATCGGACTGATGCAATTCAAGTGGTTTGCACGTGTCATGCCCTTGAATCAAAAGCTACAAGGTCACAGTCTAACTTGTGAGGCACGCCGTGATAGAGAAGAGAAATGGGAGCTGAGCTTTATGGCGTCAAAAGATTAAAAGAATGACCCGTCCAGGAACCAGAGGTGGGGTCGTCTTAGAAAATTAGAGCATTCAGATTCTGAGTGGTGGTGGGTAAAGCTCCTTCATTAGGTCCAGCGACCTATAGCTACTGGCTATACTGATTGGTGGTTGACAAAGGTCCCCTATTAGGTCCAGTGAACTCTATCTTGCTGCTAGGCCCAATCCAGCGATTCCAAACTACTGGTATCGTGGACCAAGTTTTTGATTCAAGTATTGAGTTGTGAACACAGTTTAAAGCTATATTTATTTActcattttaatttttagaagaATGGGGCATATAAAAAATGCTGACCAAGGCTGGTCGTAAGATGTACCGAAATTTGGAACATCGTCAAAAATTTAGGAGATGATTGAACTTGAGATGCTGCCTAGAGCTGTCGAATAAGCGAACTGTTTATGAGCAGCTTGAAATTTTAACTTTTATTTGACTAATCCAGTTAGTAAACAAGCTGAACTAAAATTTCGCTTGGCTTGCTCAAACCCATCTTGATTAAGctcaaaataatattaattgatcaaaaaacatattatatattattttgttaTTAATTATGAATAGAGAGAGACTTTTATATTTGTATATTAAAGGTTAATTTCATTTGCGCTAAAAAATGTATTCTATGTATATATAAAGACATAATTCCCAaatttttttgaggaaaattAACTTGAAAGGCATATACCGGAGCTTCAGTTCACTTGAGTCCCTTCTTGTGGGGCATACTGGAAGCCCACTATTGACTAAACCATTCCCCAGGTCATGTTCTCCTATGGCATAaataatgaatgaaaaatataatACAGGCAAATCCCAAACAACTACGTACCGTAAATGGCAAAATCTCACATTTTAGCAAAGCTTTTGGCGATCTCGCCTGCAAAGCATGTTAAATATTATTTCATCATTTCTAATCCACCGTGAGGACATGCAAATATTCTTTCATTCTCTATTTATTCTGGCCTAAGAGGTTACTTTTGGATGAAACCCTGCCCGTTCATGACCAGCCAAAGGCACGGTAGCAAGAGGCAGAGGGCTCAATTAGCACGCCAAGGTTGAACTTATATACTAAAAGAAAATGGCTTCAAGCATGGCTAGgaattgaaaaactttgagccgATCGAACCAGATTCTGAAAATTAAGCAGATGTTCCCGTGGCTAACAATGCTCATGCAACAATCTTGGTAGAACTTGTCCTGAAATCATGGGATACAAGGGACGTGACATGCTGCTATTTTGGATTGATTGGATCAATGCTGGACTTAGATTTAAACTTAGCTAAGAAATCAAACATTGTGTTCCAATGAATTGTAGGAAAAGGTTCATACGATCGACATCAACATTTGAGCATCTAGTGGCATAAAATGCAGcaagctttttctttcttttttttcccgagAAATACGGTAGTAATGTGCtgccacccaaaaaaaaaaaggcagcaaaTCAAGGGAGAGGCTGTGATTGTAGCATCACGCGGTTGATGATCTGTCATTTTACCACCAACCGTAGGATCTGCGAGGAAGGCACGACCCTGTCCCATGACAAATGGCAGAATGATTCAGCTTTTTATGTTGAATCAACCGCTGCGTGAAAAAGGATGCCCTCAATGGAACCACAAAGGCGAGAAGCCACTTAAAAAGGTGACGGATTTCAAATGCTTGCCTGGTGCTCGAGCACACGTATTGATTGGATTTATGGCTGAAGGTCTGTCTTATCAAAAGAATCCAAAGACAGCACGTGGAATCCTGAATCATACTATAATTGAAACCTTCTTTCTCTGAGCCTTCCAAGCCCAGCCACCAGGCGCGGATGACTGCTTCCAGAACTTCAGATCGGACCTCACTCAGCATCAGAGCAAACAAGTAGCATACGGGAGGACGTCGAATCCTCCTCCCCTCCCGTCGTTCGAGACGACCCATCCAGCCTGCATGCAATTATAACCGGCTGGCCAGCTTCTTTCTCGCAGAATCTTGCATGCTTCTTCGCCTCTCATCACTGACGAAAAGACTATCGCGGGAGGCGAACCAAACTGCTGATTACGTCGCCTCTTTCGTTGCTCAGCATTCAGAAGAGTTTCTATGGATCCAGCAATTTTTAGTTCCTTCTACTTTTACTAGTATTTTTGCTAGTGATGTAGCTGGTTGTGCTCATGTAAAAGTAGTTTGAGCGGCCGACCCACCCacctccaaaaaaaagaaaaaaaaaagactatcaCGAGGCGATCAGCTCTAGTGAGAGAAGAGTGGGGCACACAGTCCACATTGTTGGAAGTCCATTACTataattttatttctaatttatttttattttctattttaatacTAGTTgaaattatttgtttttttagtgCCAGCTAGGTTGAGCTTTAGCCTTAAtacatttgaatttattttttagttgaattgagATGCCCATATTTATCTTGTAGTAGGAGAGAGAGTGTGGTCTTATAGAAAAGAGTAAGGAAGGTGTCCTCTTTGTTGAGGCACGAATAGAGAGTCTTTTTGTATagatcatttttttaataaatattttttctttcttccaatgTTTTTTTCACCATCACTTTCTTgctattttttttgtgtgtttgcTCTAGATCTTAGAATGGCACGATCGATTTACTCCAAGTAGCATGACATTCTACATAATATCAAAGTGAGGTTGGAGAGTGGTCGAGTGGTTTGCAGTTTCGATCAGATTTATTCGGAGCACAATTTTTAGAACAGCAATTTGATTGTTGGTGGTTCATGTGTTCATAGCTTGGTGTGGTTGAACATCTTCTAGTATTTTGTTGTACGTGATGCAAGCATgtggatttttattttaataattcaAGAGGTAAATCATATGAT
It includes:
- the LOC103706753 gene encoding receptor-like protein kinase HSL1, whose translation is MAAKSSSPSTYTLPSIPPLVHVLSFLLLSSSFLPRSTSQSTSQEDEKRTLLKIKADWGNPSALSSWNNSAATHCNWTGILCDDGFVTEIFLSNQGLAEQIPPAMCDFKNLSYLDLSYNNLPGPFPTTLYKCSNLKYLDLSQNLFVGELPVDIDRLSPRLTYLSLSNNNFSGDIPASIARFPAIQSLCLDNNLFNGSLPAELSNLRTLETLTLAYNPFAPARIPPEFGNLTRLSFFWMTKMNLLGEIPESLGKLTELEQLDLAWNSLNGTIPRWIWKLEKLKYLYLYANKFSGEINGTIGALGLVKLDVSKNKLTGSIPEDIGKLKNLSVLFMYDNILSGEIPARIGLLPNLYDIRLFNNSLTGVLPPELGKHSGLWNIEVQWNRISGELPQHLCYRKILTSVNVFDNNFTGEVPASLGDCSTLDNIQLYRNGFYGDFPTGIWSAVNLTTVIIRENALSGTLPDELSWNLTRLELENNRFSGKIPSSAKNLLVFKARNNLFSGEISATLAGISRLQELSLGGNQISGSIPPAVSGLKSLTILDLRDNRLSGEIPATLGSLPSLTSLDLSGNQLFGAIPPAIGNLKLNFLNLSSNQLSGEIPTSLQNQAYELSFLANPGLCSSSNSIKNLHTCGYHSDGLDKLSVQFLVVVPLLGALLFLAVVAIGFKTVREHRRRRMDDDDLASWKLTSFHALDFTEHNVVQGLTESNSIGSGGSGKVYRIVVGNRAGEVVAVKKIWSSRTLDSKLEKAFQAEVEILGSIRHVNIVKLLCCISKDDSKLLVYEYLENESLDQWLHKAQRTDRGSGRSDPLDWPTRLRIAIGAARGLSYMHHDCSPPIVHRDVKSSNILLNSEFDAKIADFGLARMLVQAGEPDSVSAIAGTFGYMAPECGQVRKVNEKVDVFSFGVVLLELVTGRGANDGDEHGCLAEWAWRRYQEGSRVIDIIDEEIQNPRVYIDEMEVVFRLALFCTGKVPSGRPSMKEVLQVLIKCGQRLGPPNMLHREFDAAPLLQTKKGSRRGSASDTGEGEGRNYLAGVV